A stretch of Neisseria subflava DNA encodes these proteins:
- the grxD gene encoding Grx4 family monothiol glutaredoxin — protein MSSIHDQIKEVVTTHRVVLFMKGTKQFPQCGFSSRAVQILNAAGCTDYVTVNVLENDAVRQGIKEYSDWPTIPQLYVNGEFVGGSDILMEMYEAGELQELLKA, from the coding sequence ATGTCCTCTATCCACGATCAAATCAAAGAAGTCGTAACCACCCACCGCGTCGTATTGTTCATGAAAGGCACGAAGCAGTTCCCACAATGCGGCTTCTCTTCCCGTGCCGTACAAATCCTGAATGCGGCAGGTTGCACCGACTATGTGACTGTCAACGTATTGGAAAACGATGCCGTACGCCAAGGCATTAAAGAATACAGCGATTGGCCGACCATTCCTCAACTGTACGTCAACGGCGAATTTGTCGGCGGTTCTGACATTTTGATGGAAATGTACGAAGCCGGCGAATTGCAAGAATTGCTGAAAGCTTAA
- a CDS encoding DNA polymerase III subunit delta', which translates to MIYPWHETQWQQLAAHWQNRPNAWLFTGKENTGKTEFARFVAQALLCESPKSGHEPCGECASCHLFSQNTHPDFYELTPEIPEGEATGRKLLQIKIDAVRDIVENIYLTAVRGGLRVVLVHPAESMNTQAANGLLKALEEPPQHVVFLLVTHARDKLLPTIKSRCRQMVLPSPTHEQATAYLRQQGVENAEALLAFHSGAPLFTPTPELDALREELLTLLAAPRLLAILDYAAAFDKQKQPLAVFIDWLQKWLMDVGLAQQSMVPLYYPHHAQALLQTASKTDSRKLFALLGRLNALNPYGYHTLSVKMQLEYLLIEYLDFWQNKP; encoded by the coding sequence ATGATTTATCCATGGCATGAAACCCAATGGCAACAGCTCGCCGCCCATTGGCAAAACCGTCCCAACGCCTGGCTGTTTACCGGCAAAGAAAATACCGGCAAAACCGAGTTTGCCCGCTTTGTCGCGCAGGCATTGCTATGCGAATCGCCCAAGTCCGGTCATGAACCCTGCGGCGAGTGTGCTTCGTGCCATTTGTTCAGCCAAAACACCCATCCCGACTTTTACGAACTCACGCCGGAAATTCCCGAAGGCGAGGCAACAGGACGCAAACTTCTGCAAATCAAAATCGATGCCGTGCGCGATATTGTGGAAAACATTTACCTGACCGCTGTCCGCGGCGGCCTGCGCGTGGTATTGGTGCATCCGGCGGAAAGTATGAACACACAGGCGGCAAACGGTTTATTGAAAGCTTTGGAAGAGCCACCGCAACACGTCGTTTTCCTGCTCGTTACCCATGCGCGTGACAAACTCCTGCCTACAATTAAAAGCCGTTGCCGCCAGATGGTACTGCCCTCGCCTACCCATGAGCAGGCTACGGCATACCTGCGCCAACAGGGCGTGGAAAATGCCGAAGCCTTATTAGCATTCCACAGCGGCGCTCCTTTATTCACGCCGACTCCCGAATTGGACGCATTACGCGAAGAGTTGCTGACGCTGCTGGCTGCCCCGCGCCTGTTGGCCATACTCGACTATGCCGCCGCGTTCGACAAACAAAAACAACCGCTGGCCGTTTTCATCGACTGGCTGCAAAAGTGGCTGATGGATGTCGGCTTGGCACAACAAAGCATGGTGCCGCTTTATTATCCGCACCATGCCCAAGCCCTGCTTCAGACGGCCTCTAAAACCGATTCACGCAAGCTGTTTGCCCTATTGGGCCGTCTGAACGCGCTCAACCCTTACGGATACCATACCTTGAGTGTTAAAATGCAGCTTGAGTATCTGCTTATCGAATATTTAGATTTTTGGCAAAACAAACCCTAA
- a CDS encoding PilZ domain-containing protein: protein MMNKKDIPAKMLALQLKDPNLLYNCYMPFLEHGGLFVPTDDVLSLGEDILLAVEIADYPKRFLPTKVVWINPARTSAHRPKGVGLAFSEHESCLQAKNLIEAELGPRLRSDRTTFTL from the coding sequence ATGATGAATAAAAAAGACATTCCGGCGAAGATGTTGGCTTTGCAACTCAAAGACCCCAATCTACTGTACAACTGCTATATGCCGTTTTTAGAACACGGCGGCCTGTTCGTACCGACCGATGACGTACTCTCCCTAGGCGAAGACATCCTCTTGGCCGTAGAAATCGCCGACTACCCCAAACGCTTCCTGCCCACCAAAGTCGTTTGGATCAATCCGGCTCGCACTTCAGCCCACCGCCCCAAAGGCGTAGGCCTTGCATTCTCCGAACACGAAAGCTGCCTGCAGGCCAAAAACCTGATCGAAGCCGAGCTTGGCCCGCGCCTGCGCAGCGACCGCACTACTTTTACCCTGTAA
- a CDS encoding ABC transporter ATP-binding protein: MTTPILEIENLNGSFPSKQVLHDINLTLQPGRKLALVGESGSGKTVLSQGIMRLNPMVTFEGSLKYCGTELLTQPERALQKLRGREIGMVFQEPMTALNPVMRVGEQIAEVLSLHLGLDKKQAWARAIELLDETGIHQPEQKAQAYPFQLSGGQRQRAMIAMAVSAQPKLLIADEPTTALDVAVQAQILDLLSRLQEEHGMTMLYITHDLNLVRRFADDVAVMRNGRILETGKATEVFANPQHEYTKMLLNAGTTRRVAPLLENPATVLKAEQIAFSVKESDGWFKKRDKTILNPISFDLKSGETLGIIGESGCGKTTLAKAVMHLIDSEGSLIVNGEPWKRELRREIQMVFQDPFGAFNPRMNVFDTVSEALRVHEPSMPREEMRRRVEEVLKQVGLPEDALERYPHAFSGGQRQRLAIARAIIVRPKILVLDEPTSALDVQWQQQILELLSNLQKEYGLAFIIISHDLAVIRAISHRVMVLKDGKVVEEGECENVFANPSSDYTRHLIAHSGHMVQEAV, from the coding sequence ATGACGACACCTATACTCGAAATCGAAAACCTAAACGGCTCCTTTCCGAGCAAGCAAGTCCTGCACGATATCAACCTGACCTTGCAACCCGGCCGCAAACTGGCATTGGTCGGCGAGAGTGGCAGCGGCAAAACCGTATTATCGCAAGGCATTATGCGCCTGAATCCGATGGTTACCTTTGAAGGCAGTCTGAAATATTGCGGAACCGAGCTGCTGACCCAACCCGAACGCGCCCTGCAAAAACTGCGCGGCCGCGAAATCGGCATGGTGTTTCAAGAACCCATGACCGCCCTCAACCCCGTCATGCGTGTCGGCGAACAAATCGCCGAAGTCCTGTCCCTACATTTGGGTTTGGATAAAAAACAGGCATGGGCGCGCGCTATCGAACTCCTGGACGAAACCGGCATCCACCAGCCCGAGCAAAAAGCCCAGGCCTACCCTTTCCAACTTTCCGGCGGCCAACGCCAACGCGCCATGATTGCCATGGCCGTATCAGCCCAGCCCAAGCTCTTGATTGCCGATGAACCGACCACTGCTTTGGACGTTGCCGTTCAAGCCCAAATCCTCGACCTGCTCTCACGCCTGCAGGAAGAACACGGCATGACCATGCTCTACATTACGCATGACTTAAACCTTGTGCGCCGTTTTGCCGACGATGTCGCCGTTATGCGTAACGGCCGTATCCTCGAAACCGGCAAAGCAACCGAAGTCTTCGCCAATCCGCAGCACGAATACACCAAAATGCTGCTCAATGCCGGCACAACGCGACGCGTCGCCCCCTTGCTTGAAAACCCTGCCACCGTCCTTAAGGCCGAACAAATCGCCTTCTCCGTCAAAGAATCGGACGGCTGGTTTAAAAAACGCGACAAAACTATTCTCAACCCCATTTCTTTCGACCTCAAATCCGGCGAAACCTTAGGTATCATCGGCGAAAGTGGTTGCGGCAAAACCACGCTGGCGAAAGCCGTTATGCACCTTATCGATTCCGAAGGCAGTCTGATTGTCAACGGCGAGCCATGGAAACGCGAATTGAGACGCGAAATCCAAATGGTGTTCCAAGACCCATTCGGCGCATTCAATCCGCGCATGAACGTCTTTGATACCGTTTCCGAAGCCTTGCGCGTTCACGAGCCAAGTATGCCGCGCGAAGAAATGCGCCGCCGTGTCGAAGAAGTCCTCAAACAAGTCGGACTGCCCGAAGACGCCCTCGAACGCTATCCGCACGCATTCTCCGGCGGCCAGCGCCAACGCCTCGCCATCGCCCGCGCCATCATTGTCCGCCCGAAAATCCTCGTATTGGACGAACCAACCAGCGCACTTGATGTCCAATGGCAACAACAAATCCTTGAATTGCTCAGCAACCTGCAAAAAGAATACGGCCTCGCCTTCATCATCATCAGCCACGACCTCGCCGTGATCCGCGCCATTTCCCACCGCGTGATGGTGTTGAAAGACGGCAAAGTCGTTGAAGAAGGCGAATGCGAAAACGTGTTTGCCAATCCAAGCAGCGACTATACGCGCCATTTGATTGCACACTCCGGCCACATGGTTCAAGAGGCCGTCTGA
- a CDS encoding MFS transporter has product MSLKKDNLNFHATRRFAPLFGTQFLGAFNDNMFKTALFVMISFYGLGKNDLLPPSQMLNLGAMLFILPYFLFSALSGQLSNKFDKAVLARWIKLLEIIIMAVAAYGFYIQSAPLLLICLFCMGTQSTLFGPLKYAILPDYLNDKELIMGNSLIESGTFIAILLGQILGTAVAGVPPYIVGGLVLLVAIGGTMTSLFMPSVPAKMPDTKIEWNIIKGTNSLIREAAADRPVFTSIIGISWFWFIGSVYTTQLPTFTQIHLGGNDNVFNLMLALFSIGIAIGSVLCAKLSHERLILGLVTIGTLGLTVCGLLLVWLTHGQRFTELNGIIWFLSQAQAYPVMLVMSAIGFFGGFFSVPLYTWLQTASSETFRAHAVAANNIINGVFMVSAAILSAILLILFDSITLLYLIVAVGNLPLIVYLIKREPKFIGDLTALLKINK; this is encoded by the coding sequence ATGAGCCTTAAAAAAGACAATCTGAATTTCCACGCGACCCGCCGTTTTGCGCCGCTCTTTGGGACGCAGTTTTTGGGCGCGTTTAACGATAATATGTTCAAAACCGCATTATTCGTGATGATCAGTTTTTACGGTTTGGGCAAAAACGACTTGCTGCCGCCCAGCCAAATGCTGAACTTGGGCGCAATGCTGTTTATCCTGCCCTACTTCCTGTTTTCCGCACTCTCTGGGCAGCTGAGTAACAAATTCGATAAAGCAGTTTTAGCGCGTTGGATCAAGCTGTTGGAAATCATCATCATGGCAGTGGCGGCGTATGGCTTCTACATCCAATCTGCGCCTTTGCTTTTAATCTGCCTGTTTTGCATGGGCACGCAATCAACCTTGTTCGGCCCGCTGAAATACGCGATTTTGCCCGATTACCTCAACGACAAAGAGCTGATTATGGGCAACAGCCTGATTGAATCGGGTACGTTTATCGCCATCTTGCTCGGTCAAATTTTGGGTACGGCAGTCGCAGGCGTTCCTCCGTATATTGTTGGTGGTTTGGTATTATTGGTCGCCATCGGCGGTACGATGACCAGCCTGTTTATGCCGTCTGTACCCGCTAAAATGCCGGACACAAAAATCGAATGGAACATCATCAAAGGCACAAATTCACTGATTCGTGAAGCGGCAGCCGATCGTCCCGTATTCACTTCTATCATCGGTATTTCATGGTTTTGGTTTATCGGCTCGGTTTATACCACCCAACTGCCGACGTTCACACAAATTCATTTGGGCGGCAACGATAATGTGTTCAACCTGATGTTGGCGCTGTTCTCCATCGGCATTGCCATCGGCTCGGTGTTATGCGCCAAACTCAGCCATGAGCGCCTGATTTTGGGCTTGGTTACCATCGGCACATTGGGTCTGACTGTCTGTGGATTATTGCTGGTGTGGCTGACCCACGGCCAACGCTTTACCGAATTAAACGGCATTATTTGGTTTTTATCGCAAGCCCAAGCGTATCCGGTTATGCTCGTGATGTCGGCCATCGGCTTTTTCGGCGGCTTCTTCTCCGTACCGCTCTATACTTGGCTGCAAACCGCCAGCAGCGAAACCTTCCGCGCCCACGCTGTCGCCGCCAACAACATCATCAACGGCGTATTTATGGTGTCGGCTGCCATTTTGAGCGCGATTTTGCTGATCTTGTTCGACAGCATTACGCTGCTATATTTGATTGTTGCCGTGGGTAATCTTCCGTTGATTGTTTACCTCATCAAACGGGAACCGAAATTTATCGGGGATTTGACCGCTTTGTTGAAAATCAACAAATAA
- a CDS encoding HLGFF motif protein, with product MHYFSIHTQDGEHAGFFIMLADDESQNPPQSGRFAIKLQSEDAAEAAVLSPFEQTDIPQYWRVVKDRIELFFDDKNIGALRNEYLTISGKTFILTDLTGAM from the coding sequence ATGCATTATTTCAGTATCCACACTCAAGACGGCGAACACGCCGGATTTTTTATTATGTTGGCAGACGATGAATCACAAAATCCGCCGCAAAGCGGACGCTTCGCAATCAAGCTGCAAAGCGAAGATGCAGCCGAAGCGGCGGTATTGTCTCCTTTTGAGCAAACCGATATCCCGCAATACTGGCGCGTGGTTAAAGACCGTATCGAATTGTTTTTTGACGATAAAAATATCGGCGCATTGCGCAACGAGTATCTGACCATCAGCGGTAAAACCTTTATCCTGACCGATTTGACCGGAGCGATGTAA
- a CDS encoding acetate kinase translates to MTQKLILVLNCGSSSLKGAVLDNDSGEVLLSCLAEKLNLPDAYITFKFNGEKHKVDLSAKPDHTGAVEALMEELKAHGLDTRIGAIGHRVVSGGELYSESILVTDDVIAGIEKCIPLAPLHNPAHLLGLRAAQSIFKGLPNVVVFDTAFHQTMPEHAYKYAVPHELYEKYGLRRYGAHGTSYRFVSDETARFLGKDKKDLRMVIAHLGNGASITAVANGESRDTSMGLTPLEGLVMGTRSGDIDPAVFSFLAENANMTISQITEMLNKKSGLLGISGLSNDCRTIEEEAANGHAGAKLALEIFIYRLAKYIGSMTVAAGGLDALVFTGGIGENSDIIRERVLGYLGFLGLHIDQEANLKARFGNAGVITTTDSKAVAVVIPTNEELMIAHDTARLSGL, encoded by the coding sequence ATGACACAAAAATTAATCTTGGTTTTGAACTGCGGCAGCTCTTCCCTCAAAGGTGCCGTATTGGATAACGACAGCGGCGAAGTATTGCTGAGCTGCCTTGCCGAAAAACTCAATCTGCCCGATGCCTACATCACCTTCAAATTCAACGGCGAAAAACACAAAGTTGACCTGTCTGCCAAGCCCGACCACACCGGCGCAGTTGAAGCCCTGATGGAAGAACTCAAAGCCCACGGCCTCGATACCCGTATCGGCGCGATCGGCCACCGCGTGGTAAGCGGCGGCGAATTGTACAGCGAATCCATTTTGGTTACCGACGATGTTATCGCTGGTATCGAAAAATGTATTCCACTTGCTCCTTTACACAACCCGGCCCACCTTTTGGGCCTGCGCGCTGCACAAAGCATCTTCAAAGGCCTGCCGAACGTTGTCGTATTCGACACTGCATTCCATCAAACCATGCCTGAACACGCTTACAAATATGCTGTTCCACATGAATTGTATGAAAAATACGGCTTGCGCCGTTATGGTGCACACGGTACCAGCTACCGCTTCGTTTCTGACGAAACTGCACGCTTCCTCGGCAAAGACAAAAAAGACCTGCGCATGGTCATTGCCCACTTGGGTAACGGCGCATCTATTACCGCCGTCGCCAACGGCGAATCACGCGATACCAGCATGGGCCTAACCCCGCTGGAAGGTTTGGTAATGGGTACCCGCAGCGGCGACATCGATCCCGCAGTGTTCAGCTTCTTGGCTGAAAACGCAAACATGACCATTTCCCAAATTACCGAAATGCTGAACAAAAAATCCGGCCTGCTCGGTATCTCCGGTTTGTCTAACGACTGCCGTACCATTGAAGAAGAAGCTGCCAACGGTCACGCAGGTGCCAAACTGGCTCTGGAAATCTTCATCTACCGCTTGGCTAAATACATCGGCAGCATGACAGTAGCAGCAGGCGGTTTGGACGCATTGGTCTTCACCGGCGGTATCGGTGAAAACTCCGACATCATCCGCGAACGTGTATTGGGCTACTTGGGCTTCCTCGGTCTGCACATTGACCAAGAAGCCAACCTGAAGGCTCGCTTCGGCAATGCCGGTGTGATTACCACTACCGACAGCAAAGCTGTTGCCGTTGTGATTCCTACCAATGAAGAATTGATGATTGCACACGATACAGCCCGTCTGAGCGGCCTGTAA
- the trxA gene encoding thioredoxin TrxA gives MSSELIIHASDASFEQDVLKSDVPVLLDFWAPWCGPCKMIAPILDDIASEFQGRLKVVKINIDDNEATPAKFGVRGIPTLMVFKNGENVATKVGALAKGQLTAFVEASIA, from the coding sequence ATGAGCAGCGAATTGATTATCCACGCCAGCGATGCCAGCTTCGAACAAGACGTTTTGAAATCCGACGTACCTGTATTGCTGGACTTCTGGGCACCATGGTGCGGCCCTTGCAAAATGATTGCCCCAATCTTGGACGACATCGCCTCCGAATTCCAAGGACGTCTGAAAGTCGTTAAAATCAACATCGACGACAATGAAGCTACTCCTGCCAAATTCGGCGTTCGCGGCATCCCTACCCTGATGGTGTTCAAAAACGGCGAAAACGTTGCAACTAAAGTCGGCGCATTGGCTAAAGGTCAACTGACTGCATTCGTTGAAGCCTCTATCGCTTAA
- a CDS encoding DUF2322 family protein encodes MSFQDNLAAMPAIDHLIGLDILDKEGNVVHHIPNAPGKQGSLKLYHALAQEFDGKLDAAAAERGLAWFAEHVADAEANPGKHPNIDLLFKVKADNISLTLKPLAA; translated from the coding sequence ATGAGCTTCCAAGATAATCTGGCCGCCATGCCTGCCATCGACCATTTGATCGGCTTGGATATTCTCGATAAAGAGGGCAATGTGGTTCATCACATTCCCAATGCGCCCGGCAAACAAGGCTCGCTCAAGCTTTACCATGCTTTGGCGCAAGAGTTTGACGGCAAGCTGGATGCAGCGGCGGCAGAACGCGGCTTGGCATGGTTTGCTGAACATGTTGCCGATGCCGAAGCCAATCCGGGCAAACATCCGAATATTGATTTATTGTTTAAAGTGAAGGCTGACAATATCAGCCTGACTTTGAAACCATTGGCTGCTTAA
- a CDS encoding fatty acid--CoA ligase, whose protein sequence is MDTNSEMHTHPNFYAMLTAACQKNGKGTVIFNDKEKISYSSLKREVETVAAYLQHQGVQYGDRVALVVSNSPEFIAAYFAITSIGAVAVPLNVFLKSEEFSYILNDCGARFMFASAPLAKELKNIKAKTKVNKIIWIGETKAASGDDSYFDAARTFPGKPNLSRQPSANDLAHIIYTSGTTGHPKGALISYSNLFSNLSGIEQIFQISQKDRFVVFLPMFHSFTLTAMVLLPIYQACSIILVKSVFPFSNVLKQVLLKRATIFLGVPAIYTAMSKAKIPWYFRWFNRVRLFISGGAPLAEQTIDDFKAKFPRAKLLEGYGLSECSPVVAVNTPERQKTASVGVALPGLTVKAVDDELIEVPRGEVGELIIKGGSVMQGYLNMPDATDETIVNGWLKTGDFVTIDEDGFIFIVDRKKDLIISKGQNVYPREIEEAIYKLEAVEAAAVIGVKDQYADEEIIAFIQLKEGMKLEEAEVRSHLRGLLANFKIPKQVIFQDELPRNATGKVLKRKLKEQFQD, encoded by the coding sequence ATGGACACAAACTCCGAAATGCACACCCACCCTAATTTTTACGCTATGCTGACTGCAGCCTGCCAAAAAAACGGTAAAGGCACAGTCATTTTCAACGACAAAGAAAAAATCAGCTATTCCTCCCTCAAACGCGAAGTAGAAACCGTCGCTGCCTATCTGCAACACCAAGGCGTACAATATGGCGACAGGGTCGCCCTTGTCGTTTCCAACTCTCCCGAATTTATTGCCGCCTATTTCGCCATTACTTCCATCGGCGCGGTAGCCGTCCCACTCAACGTCTTTTTGAAAAGCGAAGAATTTTCCTACATTCTTAATGACTGCGGCGCACGCTTTATGTTCGCCTCCGCGCCGTTGGCCAAAGAACTCAAAAACATCAAAGCCAAAACCAAAGTCAATAAAATCATCTGGATTGGCGAAACCAAAGCCGCCAGTGGCGATGACAGCTATTTCGATGCCGCGCGTACATTCCCCGGCAAGCCGAATCTGAGCCGTCAGCCGTCTGCCAACGATTTGGCACATATTATCTACACCTCTGGTACAACCGGCCACCCCAAAGGCGCATTAATCAGTTATAGCAATCTATTTTCCAACCTTTCGGGCATCGAACAAATTTTCCAAATTTCGCAAAAAGACCGCTTCGTCGTCTTCTTGCCCATGTTCCACAGCTTTACGCTGACTGCCATGGTTTTGCTGCCGATATATCAAGCCTGCTCGATTATTTTGGTCAAATCCGTCTTCCCGTTCTCCAACGTGTTGAAACAGGTTTTACTCAAACGCGCTACCATTTTCCTCGGCGTACCGGCTATTTACACTGCCATGAGCAAAGCCAAAATCCCTTGGTATTTCAGATGGTTCAACCGCGTCCGCCTATTTATCAGCGGTGGTGCGCCTCTGGCCGAACAAACCATTGACGACTTTAAAGCCAAATTCCCGCGTGCCAAATTGCTGGAAGGCTACGGCTTGAGCGAATGCTCGCCCGTTGTTGCCGTCAATACGCCCGAACGCCAAAAAACCGCCAGCGTCGGCGTCGCCCTGCCCGGCTTGACCGTGAAAGCCGTCGATGACGAATTGATCGAAGTGCCGCGCGGTGAAGTGGGCGAACTCATCATCAAAGGCGGCTCGGTGATGCAGGGCTACCTCAATATGCCTGACGCCACAGATGAAACCATTGTCAACGGTTGGCTGAAAACCGGCGACTTCGTCACCATAGACGAAGACGGCTTTATCTTCATCGTCGACCGCAAAAAAGACCTGATTATCTCCAAAGGCCAAAACGTCTATCCGCGCGAAATCGAAGAAGCCATCTACAAACTCGAAGCCGTGGAAGCTGCCGCCGTAATCGGCGTGAAAGACCAATACGCCGATGAAGAAATCATTGCCTTTATCCAACTCAAAGAAGGCATGAAACTGGAAGAAGCCGAAGTCCGCAGCCACCTGCGCGGCCTGTTGGCAAACTTTAAAATCCCTAAACAGGTCATCTTCCAAGATGAGCTGCCGCGCAATGCCACCGGCAAAGTGTTAAAACGCAAACTCAAAGAACAGTTTCAAGACTAA
- a CDS encoding TatD family hydrolase, giving the protein MYLIDSHCHLNFDGLKDRLPEVFANMEAQSVKQALAISVSKQSFAEVFDIAQANDHIYCTIGIHPDSQEAEEFTIAEMVEAAKHPKIVGIGETGLDYYWCKGDLSWQHQRFADHIQAANESGLPVIVHTRDAAEDTLRILKECHTNSGVIHCFSEDVAFAKAALDLGLYISFSGIVTFKNAPLIQEAAKYVPADRILVETDAPFLAPVPKRGKQNEPSYVRYTAEFLANLRGESLETLAQNTSDNFYRLFKKVPDGRLNNG; this is encoded by the coding sequence ATGTATTTAATCGATTCACATTGCCATCTCAACTTTGACGGCTTAAAAGACCGCCTGCCCGAAGTCTTTGCCAATATGGAAGCGCAAAGCGTCAAACAGGCGCTTGCCATCAGCGTCAGCAAACAAAGTTTTGCCGAAGTCTTCGACATTGCTCAGGCAAACGACCACATTTACTGCACCATCGGTATACATCCCGACAGCCAAGAAGCGGAAGAATTTACCATTGCAGAAATGGTAGAGGCGGCCAAACATCCGAAAATCGTCGGTATCGGCGAAACCGGTTTGGACTATTACTGGTGCAAAGGCGATTTGTCATGGCAACATCAACGCTTTGCCGACCATATCCAAGCCGCCAACGAAAGCGGCCTGCCCGTTATCGTCCACACGCGCGATGCGGCCGAAGACACGTTGCGGATTTTAAAAGAATGCCACACCAACTCCGGCGTGATTCACTGCTTCTCTGAAGACGTTGCCTTTGCCAAAGCCGCTTTGGATTTAGGGTTATACATCTCCTTCTCCGGCATTGTGACGTTTAAAAACGCACCGCTGATACAGGAAGCCGCCAAATACGTCCCTGCCGATAGAATCTTGGTAGAAACCGATGCACCCTTCCTCGCGCCGGTTCCCAAACGCGGCAAACAAAACGAGCCTTCCTACGTCCGCTATACAGCCGAGTTCTTAGCCAATCTGCGCGGCGAGAGCTTGGAAACATTGGCACAAAACACCAGCGACAATTTCTATCGCCTGTTTAAGAAAGTACCCGATGGCCGTCTGAACAACGGCTAG
- a CDS encoding c-type cytochrome, with the protein MKTRFLPVALAAVVLTLSACGGSGAPSQPKGPISEDRTAAFKSMMPEFTRMGKMVKDEEPYDVEKFKQAAATFAENSKKPFTLFESDPQGNGRALPAIWTDTAKFKAEEEKFVAAVEKLNAAAQTGKLEEIKAAYGETGATCKSCHDTFRGPE; encoded by the coding sequence ATGAAAACCCGTTTTCTCCCAGTTGCGCTGGCAGCCGTGGTGCTTACGCTTTCCGCCTGCGGCGGCAGCGGTGCGCCTTCCCAGCCTAAAGGCCCTATTTCCGAAGACCGCACTGCCGCATTCAAATCCATGATGCCTGAGTTTACCCGCATGGGCAAAATGGTCAAAGACGAAGAGCCTTACGACGTTGAGAAATTCAAACAAGCTGCAGCCACTTTTGCCGAAAACAGCAAAAAACCGTTCACCCTGTTTGAATCCGACCCTCAAGGCAACGGCCGCGCCCTGCCTGCCATCTGGACAGACACAGCAAAATTCAAAGCCGAAGAAGAAAAATTCGTTGCAGCGGTTGAGAAACTCAACGCCGCAGCCCAAACCGGCAAACTGGAAGAAATCAAAGCCGCTTACGGCGAAACCGGTGCAACCTGCAAATCCTGCCACGACACATTCCGCGGTCCGGAATAA
- the upp gene encoding uracil phosphoribosyltransferase yields the protein MNVTVINHPLVRHKLTLMREAECSTYKFRTLTTELARLMAYEASRDFETEKYIIDGWCGSIEGDRIKGKTLTVVPILRAGLGMLDGVLDLIPTAKISVVGLQRDEETLKPVSYFEKFVDSMAERPALIIDPMLATGGSMVATIDLLKAKGCSNIKALVLVAAPEGVKAVNDAHPDVTIYTAALDSHLNEHGYIIPGLGDAGDKIFGTR from the coding sequence ATGAACGTTACCGTCATCAATCATCCCCTCGTCCGCCACAAACTGACTTTGATGCGCGAGGCAGAATGCAGCACCTATAAATTCCGCACGCTCACTACCGAGCTGGCACGCCTGATGGCATACGAAGCCAGCCGCGACTTTGAAACCGAAAAATACATCATCGACGGTTGGTGTGGCTCCATCGAAGGCGACCGTATCAAAGGCAAAACCTTGACCGTTGTCCCTATTTTGCGTGCCGGTTTGGGTATGCTCGACGGCGTACTCGACCTGATTCCTACCGCTAAAATCAGCGTTGTCGGCTTGCAGCGCGATGAAGAAACGCTGAAACCGGTTTCTTACTTTGAAAAATTCGTTGACAGCATGGCCGAGCGTCCCGCCCTGATTATCGACCCGATGTTGGCGACCGGCGGCTCTATGGTTGCGACCATCGACTTGCTGAAAGCCAAAGGTTGCAGCAATATCAAAGCATTGGTATTGGTTGCCGCTCCGGAAGGCGTGAAAGCCGTTAATGACGCGCATCCTGATGTAACCATCTACACTGCCGCGCTCGACAGCCACTTGAACGAACACGGCTACATCATCCCAGGCTTGGGCGATGCCGGCGATAAGATTTTCGGTACACGTTAA
- the ccoS gene encoding cbb3-type cytochrome oxidase assembly protein CcoS, with the protein MESMFILVPISIILAFIIGWFFWWSGKNGQFDDLEGPAHRILMDDDSTEKLIEKDEDKESKQ; encoded by the coding sequence ATGGAAAGTATGTTTATCCTTGTCCCCATCAGCATTATTTTGGCCTTTATCATCGGCTGGTTTTTCTGGTGGTCGGGTAAAAACGGACAGTTTGACGACCTTGAAGGACCTGCGCACCGCATTTTGATGGACGATGACTCCACTGAAAAACTGATCGAAAAAGACGAAGACAAAGAATCCAAACAATGA